The following DNA comes from Pseudomonas sp. Tri1.
TGGCGCTCCTGGCGCCTGAACGCAAGCAGGTAGCCTGGCAGGCCGTCCAGGCGTTGCTGGAAATGCTGGAGCGTCCGGAGTTCGGGCCGACTGAGCGGATTCCGGCGGAACGGGACCTGGCCGAGCACTTGGGCATCAGCCGGATGACGCTGCGAAAGGCCCTGCAAACGTTGATCGACCGTGGGGTCCTGGAGCGCCGGGGCAACCGTGGCACCTTTGTGACCGCGCCAGGCGTCGAGCGGCCCCTCAATACCGTGGCCCGCAAAGGCATCGCCGAAGTGGTGGAGCAATCAGGGGCCCGGCCTGGCAGTAAATTGCTCTACTTCGAACAAACCCAGGCCAGTGCCCGCGTGGCGAAACTGCTGAAGATCCAGGAAGGCGACACGCTGCTGACCATCAGGCGCCTGCGCACTGTGGATCAAAAGCCATTCTGCATCGAGACCAGCTACATCCCGGCCGCCCGTGCTCCGGAACTGGTGGCGGGGGACCTGGTCGAGGGGGCTTCGTTGTATGCGTTGTTGTTATCGCGCTACCAGATCGAAATGGAAAGCGACGAGGGCACGCTGAGCATCGCCACGATGAACGACCAGGAAGCGCGCTTGCTCGATGTCGAGCCCGGGACGGCCGCGCTGGTCTACCGGGGTGTGATCTTCGACCGTCAAGGGCAGCCGGTGGAATACCTGGTCTCGATCAACCATCCCCAGCGCGTGGTATTCAAACTGGCGGACAGTCGGGTCAATAGTTTCCATACGGATCTTTAGCTCAAGGCCGGACGGTCGATCTGTTCGCTTGTTTGTGTAGCGAATCGCCGCTGACCCCTGATCAGGATCGCGGCGAAATGTTGAGCTTGGCGCTACTTGTAATGTTGTTCGAACACCGCCAACTGCTCAGGCTTGATCAACTGAAAGGGCACCCAGACGTCCGTTTCTACCGGCTCTCCCTTGATCATCTTGAGGGCAGCTTGTACTGCGCTGCTCGCCTGGGCCTTGGGATCCTGGAATACCGAGGCGACCAGCATCCCGCGCTTGATTGCCGCCAGGCCGTCAGGCAAGCCGTCGATGCCGACGATCGCGATCTCGCCCTTGGCTTTGCCAGCCTGCTGCAAGGCCATGGCCGCACCGATGGCCATCTCGTCGTTGTTGGCGACGATGGCATCGAAACGGCTACCTGCCAGTAGCCAGTTGCTGGTCAGGTCCATCCCTTTGTTGCGCTGCCACTCGGCACTTTGCTGCTCGACAATCTTGATCCCTGGATAATCCTTGAGTACCTGTTTGACGCCTTCGGTGCGGTCGTGGGTGGCGTTTTGCGCCAGGTCGCCCATGATAATCGCGAGGTTGCCCTTGCCTCCGAGCTTTTCGGCCAGGTAGCGCATTTGCAGCTGTCCGGCCTCAATGTCATTGGACGCTACCGTGACGACGCCTTTGGGCAAGGTACGCTCATCCGGGTGACGGTTGACGTAGACCAGCGGCGTCTTCGCTTCGACCGCCGCGCGGGTGATATTGGCCGTGGCGGAGGTGTCCACCGGCAGGACAATGACCGCATCCACTTTCTGGTTGATAAAGCCCTGGACCTGGTTGAGTTGGCGCACCACATCGCCCTGGGCGTCCTCGAACTGGATCTGCACGTTTTCCTTTT
Coding sequences within:
- a CDS encoding sugar ABC transporter substrate-binding protein; the protein is MRRCTLLFATLLLLFSQWAAADYRIGVSIARVDDNFMTYVRNGLDEAAKKENVQIQFEDAQGDVVRQLNQVQGFINQKVDAVIVLPVDTSATANITRAAVEAKTPLVYVNRHPDERTLPKGVVTVASNDIEAGQLQMRYLAEKLGGKGNLAIIMGDLAQNATHDRTEGVKQVLKDYPGIKIVEQQSAEWQRNKGMDLTSNWLLAGSRFDAIVANNDEMAIGAAMALQQAGKAKGEIAIVGIDGLPDGLAAIKRGMLVASVFQDPKAQASSAVQAALKMIKGEPVETDVWVPFQLIKPEQLAVFEQHYK
- a CDS encoding GntR family transcriptional regulator, which produces MKVLPSKSSDVALLAPERKQVAWQAVQALLEMLERPEFGPTERIPAERDLAEHLGISRMTLRKALQTLIDRGVLERRGNRGTFVTAPGVERPLNTVARKGIAEVVEQSGARPGSKLLYFEQTQASARVAKLLKIQEGDTLLTIRRLRTVDQKPFCIETSYIPAARAPELVAGDLVEGASLYALLLSRYQIEMESDEGTLSIATMNDQEARLLDVEPGTAALVYRGVIFDRQGQPVEYLVSINHPQRVVFKLADSRVNSFHTDL